One Terriglobia bacterium genomic region harbors:
- the tilS gene encoding tRNA lysidine(34) synthetase TilS, with the protein MKVLELPAIVRKTIEKHQLVVPGEPILAGVSGGADSVCLALVLKELGFSIGIAHVNHGLRGEDSDADERFTAALAQRLSVRYFSRRVLLMAGNLEAAGRDARRDFFSEIAEQNRFSKIALAHTRNDRVETFLLNLLRGAGPDGLVSMAAMSGRIIRPLIDVGRETVEAYLQQKKQAWRNDESNLDLTFARNYLRHEVIPNLAEAFNPNLVDTLSRTVEVLETEDAWLRWLTDDWIAKNGINEDEDFVIPVKALHSGPAGLVRRVVRAALRRAGSDMQNVSFEHIENVRLLLESGKSGKMAEIPGGFQVLREFDRLVFRQAQVPASEYEYQLKIPGLVHIPELGKMFRAELVESETGQTAGQRVFVDAESLGAYVRIRNWKPGDYYRPVGLPAGKLKKLFQRARIPRSHRMRWPVVVADSTIIWVASFPVSREFAPRGRSQKIVALEASEI; encoded by the coding sequence ATGAAAGTTTTGGAGCTTCCCGCCATCGTCCGCAAAACCATCGAGAAGCATCAACTGGTTGTGCCCGGCGAGCCGATTCTGGCAGGCGTTTCGGGCGGAGCCGACTCGGTTTGCCTGGCGCTGGTCCTCAAGGAACTCGGATTTTCAATCGGCATTGCACATGTGAATCATGGTCTGCGCGGGGAGGACTCGGATGCCGATGAAAGGTTCACCGCCGCACTGGCTCAGCGCCTGAGTGTCCGGTACTTTTCGAGGCGGGTATTGCTGATGGCCGGGAACCTCGAGGCGGCGGGCAGGGATGCGCGGCGCGACTTCTTTTCGGAAATTGCCGAGCAAAACCGCTTCAGCAAAATCGCCCTTGCCCACACGCGAAACGATCGCGTCGAGACATTTCTGCTTAATCTTCTTCGCGGGGCGGGGCCGGATGGGCTGGTATCGATGGCGGCAATGTCAGGCCGGATCATCCGGCCGTTAATCGACGTTGGACGCGAGACTGTCGAAGCTTATCTGCAGCAAAAGAAACAGGCTTGGCGGAACGACGAATCGAACCTGGACTTGACGTTCGCGCGCAACTATCTCCGGCACGAGGTGATTCCGAATTTAGCGGAGGCATTCAACCCGAACCTGGTGGATACGCTCAGCCGTACGGTTGAAGTCCTTGAAACCGAAGATGCCTGGCTCCGATGGCTCACCGATGACTGGATTGCGAAAAACGGAATAAACGAGGATGAGGACTTCGTCATTCCCGTCAAGGCCTTGCATTCCGGACCTGCCGGGCTTGTCCGCCGGGTCGTGCGCGCGGCGCTCCGGCGGGCCGGATCAGACATGCAAAACGTTTCGTTTGAGCATATTGAGAATGTCCGGCTGCTGCTGGAATCGGGCAAGAGCGGCAAAATGGCCGAGATTCCCGGGGGCTTCCAGGTGCTGAGGGAGTTTGACCGTCTCGTCTTCAGGCAGGCGCAGGTTCCGGCGTCCGAATACGAGTATCAGTTGAAAATCCCAGGCCTCGTTCATATACCGGAGTTAGGCAAGATGTTTCGGGCCGAACTTGTTGAATCTGAAACCGGCCAGACGGCCGGCCAGCGCGTTTTTGTGGATGCCGAATCGCTCGGCGCCTATGTTAGAATTCGAAATTGGAAACCCGGCGATTATTACAGACCTGTGGGATTACCAGCTGGAAAGCTCAAGAAACTGTTTCAACGCGCCCGGATTCCGAGAAGTCACCGTATGCGCTGGCCGGTGGTTGTCGCCGATTCGACGATTATCTGGGTAGCCTCATTTCCCGTTTCCCGCGAATTTGCCCCTCGTGGACGTTCCCAGAAGATAGTGGCTCTTGAGGCTTCGGAAATTTAG